From a region of the Actinopolymorpha singaporensis genome:
- a CDS encoding superoxide dismutase, which translates to MSDYTLPDLPYDYSALEPHISGQIMELHHSKHHQAYVTGANTALEQLADARDKDALTPVNLYEKNLAFNLAGHVNHSVFWPNMSPDGGDRPDGELAAAIEEYFGSFDGFRAHFTANATNLQGSGWSILAWDSLGQRLIIEQLYDHQGNLAPGSVPLLMLDMWEHAYYLQYRNTKADYVTAWWNIANWADVTQRFEAARSQTPGLITR; encoded by the coding sequence GTGAGCGACTACACCCTTCCTGACCTGCCCTACGACTACAGCGCTCTGGAGCCGCACATCTCCGGGCAGATCATGGAGCTGCACCACTCCAAGCACCACCAGGCCTATGTGACCGGCGCCAACACCGCACTGGAGCAGCTCGCCGACGCGCGGGACAAGGACGCGCTCACGCCGGTGAACCTGTACGAGAAGAACCTCGCGTTCAACCTGGCCGGGCATGTCAACCACTCGGTCTTCTGGCCCAACATGTCACCCGATGGTGGTGACCGGCCCGACGGTGAGCTCGCGGCCGCGATCGAGGAGTACTTCGGTTCGTTCGACGGCTTCCGCGCCCACTTCACCGCCAACGCCACCAACCTGCAGGGGTCGGGCTGGTCGATCCTGGCGTGGGACAGCCTCGGTCAGCGGCTGATCATCGAGCAGCTGTATGACCACCAGGGCAACCTTGCACCCGGGTCGGTTCCGCTGCTGATGCTCGACATGTGGGAGCACGCCTACTACCTGCAGTACCGCAACACCAAGGCCGACTATGTGACCGCCTGGTGGAACATCGCCAACTGGGCCGACGTCACACAACGGTTCGAGGCCGCCCGCAGCCAGACACCGGGACTGATCACCCGATGA
- a CDS encoding HoxN/HupN/NixA family nickel/cobalt transporter, whose translation MAGFILLLHVLGWGVLLLAVAPREYHLGGAGVLGAGVGLTAYLLGVRHAFDADHIACIDNTTRKLVGEGKRSVSAGFWFSLGHSSVVFGASLLLSVGIRSVAGVVQNDQSQVGQTLGLIGTIVAGAFLLLIGLMNLVAVVGIAKVFRGMRAGQFDEAELERHLHNRGFLARFLGRVTKRVSQPWHLYPVGLLMGLGFDTATQVALLVLAAGSAAFVLPWYAILVLPVLFAAGMSLFDTADGVFMSRAYGWAFLKPIRKVFYNLTVTVLSVTVALVIGALVLIGLLVDRLHIKTEPLAWLASLDLEYVGFGIVGLFVLTWAAALTVWKVGRIEQRWSARTQPSEST comes from the coding sequence ATGGCCGGCTTCATCCTGCTCCTGCACGTCCTCGGGTGGGGGGTGCTGCTCCTGGCGGTGGCGCCCCGGGAGTACCACCTGGGCGGCGCCGGAGTGCTCGGTGCCGGGGTGGGGCTGACCGCATACCTGCTTGGTGTGCGGCATGCGTTCGATGCCGACCACATCGCCTGCATCGACAACACCACCCGCAAGCTCGTCGGGGAGGGCAAGCGCTCGGTGAGTGCTGGGTTCTGGTTCTCCCTGGGCCATTCCTCGGTGGTGTTCGGTGCGAGCCTGTTGCTGTCGGTCGGGATCCGGTCGGTCGCCGGCGTGGTCCAAAACGACCAGTCCCAGGTCGGGCAGACACTCGGGCTGATCGGCACCATCGTCGCCGGCGCGTTCCTGTTGTTGATCGGCCTGATGAACCTGGTCGCGGTCGTCGGCATCGCCAAGGTGTTCCGCGGCATGCGTGCCGGACAGTTCGACGAGGCCGAGCTGGAGCGGCACCTGCACAACCGCGGCTTCCTCGCCCGGTTCCTCGGACGAGTCACCAAGCGGGTGTCCCAGCCCTGGCACCTGTATCCGGTGGGACTGCTCATGGGGCTCGGCTTCGACACCGCCACCCAGGTCGCCCTCCTGGTCCTCGCCGCCGGCTCCGCCGCCTTCGTGCTTCCCTGGTACGCCATCCTCGTGTTGCCGGTGCTGTTCGCCGCCGGCATGAGCCTGTTCGACACCGCGGACGGGGTGTTCATGTCCCGCGCCTACGGCTGGGCGTTTCTCAAACCGATCCGCAAGGTCTTCTACAACCTGACCGTCACCGTCTTGTCGGTCACCGTGGCACTGGTCATCGGTGCCCTGGTGCTGATCGGTCTCCTCGTGGACCGGCTGCACATCAAGACCGAGCCGCTGGCATGGCTGGCGTCCTTGGACCTGGAGTACGTGGGCTTCGGCATCGTCGGACTGTTCGTGCTCACCTGGGCCGCAGCCCTGACCGTCTGGAAGGTCGGCCGCATCGAACAACGATGGTCCGCCCGCACCCAGCCCAGTGAAAGCACGTGA
- a CDS encoding GNAT family N-acetyltransferase, whose translation MTDDRMGEARERRGFKVRAATLADAPAMARVFVDTFRTAHRGQIPEHLLLERTYESSTQGWERTLREIAAAEDPQEYVCVAEDTAGEIVGIAMGGPPADWPFDDANRAAHPTGECYSLYVHTTRQRSGIGRALLADLATFLVSRGRRRLAIGVLAVNAPARAFYERIGGTLLGQRHFDDSGVLLDEVVYIWNDATCLTRVEPANSAESEDVRHI comes from the coding sequence GTGACGGACGACCGGATGGGTGAGGCGCGCGAGCGTCGCGGGTTCAAGGTCCGAGCAGCGACCTTGGCAGATGCTCCGGCGATGGCTCGGGTGTTCGTCGACACGTTCCGCACCGCCCACCGTGGCCAGATCCCCGAACATCTTCTGCTGGAGCGCACGTACGAGTCATCCACCCAGGGGTGGGAGCGGACGTTACGCGAGATCGCAGCGGCCGAAGATCCGCAAGAGTACGTCTGCGTCGCCGAGGACACGGCCGGCGAGATCGTCGGCATCGCCATGGGCGGGCCGCCGGCAGACTGGCCCTTCGACGACGCGAACCGTGCCGCCCACCCGACCGGCGAATGCTACTCGCTGTATGTGCACACCACTCGACAGCGCAGCGGGATCGGACGGGCGCTGCTCGCAGACCTGGCCACGTTCCTCGTCTCGCGAGGACGACGGAGACTGGCGATCGGTGTACTCGCCGTCAACGCACCCGCCCGCGCCTTCTACGAAAGAATCGGCGGCACCCTGCTCGGCCAGCGACACTTCGACGACTCAGGTGTGCTTCTCGACGAGGTTGTCTACATCTGGAACGACGCCACCTGCCTGACGCGCGTCGAACCTGCGAACAGTGCAGAGTCAGAAGACGTCAGGCACATCTAA